One genomic region from Campylobacter concisus encodes:
- a CDS encoding TolC family outer membrane protein → MKKMLAISALAATVLSAQDAPYRIFLASFAQDDNQARIDSAINKVNSKISDSRLTTGIYEVGGRKFLYVDTTPVSEDEANSLLVKVQNESGYKDALMRPKAPVADTQTTKKSNIEQAISTEVKPVAQVDDGVLTLDQVIKTILNENPSLKATEFNYLQVGKDLKIAKNAYYPTLDAAARVGYEKKRLDDGVSTRRGDGRISGTSLTLVENLYNGGADKNRINSQSARLDSAAYSVAQAADRLTLNAANAYLQVLQTKKILDIEEENVKSHEEIYSQIKDRARSGYGVASEERQAGSRYTLAQSNYTAAKNNYEDALSTFEKLYGKKVAAKNLVMPEFSLPLPSTKEAVYNKAILCNPSLLVQKSNIAMAESVVKEKNAPFLPKLDLVVSGAYDHSNVLYDNYEEQTFDALLRLNYNLYNKGNDKLDKEKSQLAVQQEQQTLDNLVRELKESLEFSWQNYVLNQEKMGYLNQHVEYAKATLDAYQDEFRIGRRDLINLLDAENEYNSALKEIATTETALSYAKYRLLDNMGMISDSFEPGFAKRYIQGACSIQNDLR, encoded by the coding sequence ATGAAAAAGATGTTAGCAATTAGTGCTTTGGCAGCAACTGTACTGTCAGCTCAAGATGCTCCTTATAGGATTTTTCTAGCTTCATTTGCACAAGATGATAATCAGGCTAGAATCGACAGTGCTATTAATAAAGTCAATAGCAAAATCTCTGACAGCAGACTAACTACAGGTATCTATGAGGTTGGTGGACGAAAATTTTTATATGTTGACACAACTCCAGTCTCTGAGGATGAAGCTAATAGTCTATTAGTTAAAGTTCAAAACGAATCAGGCTATAAGGATGCTTTAATGAGACCAAAAGCACCTGTAGCTGATACTCAAACAACAAAAAAATCTAATATAGAACAAGCTATATCAACTGAAGTAAAACCAGTAGCACAAGTTGATGATGGAGTTTTGACTTTAGATCAAGTTATAAAGACTATTTTAAATGAAAATCCAAGTTTAAAAGCTACAGAATTTAACTATCTACAAGTTGGTAAAGATCTAAAAATAGCAAAGAATGCCTATTATCCAACACTTGACGCTGCTGCTAGAGTGGGATATGAGAAAAAACGCCTTGATGATGGAGTTTCTACAAGAAGAGGAGATGGAAGAATTTCTGGTACATCTCTAACCTTGGTTGAAAATTTATACAATGGTGGTGCTGATAAAAATAGAATAAATTCTCAAAGTGCAAGACTTGATTCAGCTGCTTATTCAGTAGCACAAGCTGCAGATAGACTTACATTAAATGCTGCAAATGCTTACTTGCAAGTTCTTCAAACTAAGAAAATTTTAGACATTGAAGAAGAAAACGTAAAGAGTCATGAGGAAATTTATAGCCAAATTAAAGATAGAGCAAGATCAGGTTATGGCGTAGCTTCTGAAGAGAGACAAGCTGGATCACGCTATACTTTAGCTCAATCAAACTATACAGCTGCTAAAAATAACTATGAAGATGCACTTTCTACATTTGAGAAATTATATGGAAAAAAAGTTGCAGCTAAAAATTTAGTAATGCCTGAGTTTAGCCTTCCTTTGCCTAGCACAAAAGAAGCTGTTTACAACAAAGCAATTCTTTGCAACCCATCACTTTTAGTTCAAAAATCAAATATTGCTATGGCAGAGTCAGTTGTAAAAGAGAAAAATGCGCCATTCTTACCAAAATTAGATCTTGTTGTATCTGGTGCATATGATCATTCAAATGTTTTATATGACAATTATGAAGAACAAACGTTTGACGCACTTTTAAGACTAAACTATAATCTTTACAATAAAGGTAATGATAAACTAGATAAAGAAAAAAGCCAACTTGCCGTTCAACAAGAGCAACAAACTTTGGATAATCTTGTAAGGGAGCTCAAAGAATCTTTGGAATTTTCATGGCAAAATTATGTTCTTAACCAAGAAAAAATGGGATACTTAAATCAACACGTTGAATATGCTAAAGCTACACTTGATGCTTATCAGGATGAATTTAGAATCGGTCGTCGTGATCTTATAAACTTGCTTGATGCTGAAAATGAATATAACTCTGCATTAAAAGAGATCGCTACAACCGAGACAGCACTATCTTATGCAAAATACAGACTATTAGATAATATGGGAATGATCTCAGATAGCTTTGAACCAGGTTTTGCAAAAAGATACATTCAAGGTGCTTGCAGCATTCAAAACGATTTAAGATAA
- a CDS encoding transglutaminase-like cysteine peptidase, translating into MRVKINFWTLIVSVFFLLLASAIGDFIKSTTIAKVAKIYGEDARRRASALNSLMTSLQDATEQEKLIKVNDFFNSFRWVDDMQLWHKKDYWATRMEFIGKGAGDCEDYVIAKYFTLKQLGIPTQKLYFTYVKALRYNQAHMVLAYYDTPKSIPLILDNINGKIKIATQRTDLVPVYSFNGDSLYLAKQEGLGQAIPGGNKKQNPKWMELIDRIGKEDL; encoded by the coding sequence ATGAGGGTCAAGATAAATTTTTGGACGCTTATTGTAAGCGTCTTTTTTTTATTATTAGCAAGTGCTATTGGAGATTTTATAAAATCAACAACTATAGCAAAGGTAGCTAAAATTTATGGAGAAGATGCAAGAAGAAGGGCTTCTGCTCTAAATTCTTTAATGACTTCATTGCAAGATGCAACTGAACAAGAGAAATTAATAAAAGTAAATGACTTTTTTAACTCTTTTAGATGGGTTGATGATATGCAGCTTTGGCACAAAAAGGATTATTGGGCTACTAGAATGGAATTTATAGGAAAAGGTGCTGGTGACTGCGAAGACTACGTTATTGCAAAATATTTTACACTAAAGCAGCTAGGAATTCCAACTCAAAAATTATACTTCACATATGTTAAAGCCTTAAGATACAATCAAGCTCATATGGTTTTAGCATACTACGATACACCAAAATCTATTCCATTAATTTTAGATAACATAAATGGTAAAATAAAAATCGCAACTCAAAGAACAGACCTTGTTCCGGTTTATAGTTTTAATGGTGATTCGCTATACTTGGCAAAACAAGAAGGTCTTGGTCAAGCAATACCAGGTGGAAATAAAAAACAAAATCCTAAGTGGATGGAACTAATAGATAGGATAGGAAAAGAGGATTTATGA
- a CDS encoding bifunctional diguanylate cyclase/phosphodiesterase: MTLFKQIMIAVITFGIMIFMAVGYLNFKSLNGYINDQLGENARHTANSLGLALKPIIDPDDMSLAQTMINSMFDSGRYKLIKLEDVDGKVLIENSQQTVVKDIPEWFYKIAKFEAPIADSEIMTGWAKFGTLYVQGSTALAYNELYTNSKNIFNFLLLMIIVTLVVAYFALKAIFRPLMKVQDQAEAILDNKFIIQKRIPFTADLKKMVLAMNSMVSKVKDIFEREAATLSKYQELLYKDTMSGANNRRFFQTKFSEYLASEEYSSGVTLLVSFKDLINLKSTLGFEKWQSVVMKIAQILQEKSIHNDKNAIVARLNDNDFIVLSYGRNSSNFLALCDEIMNEFKKLYANFALNDSEYPVNAAIVEYSPNTDIKTLLTSADVTLASSRLAGSFTYKVFNENQNTLVIGKEKYKELIFDSIKEDEFKFAAQKVIDLNSNFEQYELYLRLVDKDGVWRMASYFMPMVNELNLGAMLDLHILNRVARILPENILPSGNLAINLGKEILNSDENFSKLEATLKKISQISKYKNYIEIPNKDDISIESIVKLTKKLKELGFGFGFDHFELNAKGIEKLKEFNPDYVKIQSNVLIDFLSDKSGVNTKQSLDVVLSSKDIILIAIGVEGEEQKKKLIDLGIKNMQGIYIDEIKNIG, encoded by the coding sequence ATGACGCTATTTAAACAAATTATGATCGCCGTGATAACTTTTGGTATCATGATTTTTATGGCTGTTGGCTACTTAAATTTTAAGAGCCTAAATGGATATATTAATGACCAGCTTGGTGAAAACGCAAGGCATACAGCAAATTCGCTTGGACTTGCTTTAAAGCCTATTATCGATCCAGATGACATGTCCTTGGCTCAAACAATGATAAATTCTATGTTTGACAGCGGCAGATACAAGCTTATCAAGCTTGAAGATGTTGATGGCAAGGTTCTTATTGAAAATTCTCAACAAACTGTTGTTAAAGATATTCCTGAATGGTTTTACAAAATAGCCAAGTTCGAAGCGCCAATAGCAGATAGCGAGATTATGACTGGCTGGGCAAAATTTGGCACGCTTTATGTTCAAGGTAGCACCGCACTTGCCTACAATGAGCTTTATACTAACTCAAAAAATATTTTTAATTTTCTTCTTCTAATGATAATTGTCACTCTCGTGGTGGCATATTTCGCTCTAAAAGCTATTTTTAGGCCGCTTATGAAGGTTCAAGATCAGGCTGAGGCCATACTTGATAATAAATTTATTATTCAGAAAAGAATTCCATTTACAGCCGATCTTAAAAAAATGGTTCTGGCTATGAACTCTATGGTTAGCAAGGTAAAAGACATTTTTGAGAGAGAGGCAGCCACACTCAGTAAATATCAAGAGCTTTTATATAAAGATACAATGAGTGGCGCTAATAATAGAAGATTTTTTCAAACTAAATTTAGTGAGTATCTAGCTAGTGAAGAATATTCAAGTGGAGTTACTTTGCTTGTTAGTTTTAAAGATCTAATAAATTTAAAAAGTACGCTTGGCTTTGAGAAATGGCAAAGCGTTGTAATGAAAATAGCTCAAATTTTACAAGAAAAATCAATTCATAATGATAAAAATGCGATTGTTGCAAGGCTCAACGATAATGATTTCATCGTACTTTCGTATGGTAGAAATTCATCAAATTTCTTGGCTCTATGTGATGAAATTATGAACGAGTTTAAAAAGCTTTATGCAAATTTTGCACTAAATGATAGCGAGTATCCAGTAAATGCTGCGATAGTAGAGTATTCACCAAATACTGATATCAAGACACTTCTTACTTCAGCTGACGTTACATTGGCTAGCTCAAGACTTGCTGGTAGCTTTACATACAAGGTATTTAATGAAAATCAAAATACTTTAGTGATTGGTAAAGAGAAGTATAAAGAACTTATTTTTGACTCAATAAAAGAAGATGAATTTAAATTTGCAGCTCAAAAAGTGATTGATCTTAATTCAAATTTTGAGCAGTATGAGCTTTATTTGAGGCTTGTTGATAAAGATGGCGTATGGCGTATGGCCTCATATTTCATGCCGATGGTAAATGAGCTAAATTTAGGTGCAATGCTTGATCTTCATATCTTAAATAGGGTAGCTAGAATTTTACCGGAAAATATCTTACCAAGTGGCAATTTAGCCATAAATTTGGGAAAAGAGATATTAAATTCAGATGAAAATTTTTCAAAACTTGAAGCTACACTTAAAAAGATAAGTCAAATTTCGAAATATAAAAACTATATAGAAATTCCAAATAAAGACGATATTAGCATAGAAAGTATAGTTAAGCTTACTAAAAAATTAAAAGAACTTGGCTTTGGCTTTGGATTTGACCACTTTGAGCTTAACGCAAAAGGTATCGAGAAACTAAAAGAATTTAACCCTGATTATGTAAAAATTCAGTCAAATGTTTTGATTGACTTCTTAAGTGATAAGTCAGGAGTAAATACAAAACAATCACTTGATGTTGTCTTGAGTTCAAAAGATATTATTTTGATCGCAATCGGTGTTGAAGGCGAAGAGCAGAAGAAAAAGTTAATCGATCTTGGCATTAAAAATATGCAAGGAATTTATATAGATGAAATCAAGAACATTGGATGA